In the Candidatus Poribacteria bacterium genome, CGCATATCAACACCTATCTCGTCAACGGAGGGCGGAACCACCTCTTCGTCAAGGTCGTCACCGACGACGGCATCGAGGGGATCGGCGAAGCCTACTCGTGCGGACCCGACACGGCGACCGTCGAGGTCATCCACGACTTCGAGGAGTGGCTCGTCGGCGAGGACCCGCGCAACATCGAGTTCCTCTGGCAGAAGATGTACACGTTCAGCCGATTCCCGGGCGGCTCCGTCGTCAACGCGGCGATCAGCGGGATCGAGCAGGCGCTGTGGGACGTGTCCGCGCGGGAGCTCGGCGTTCCCGTGTGGCGGCTCCTAGGCGGCAAGTGCCGCGACCGTATCCGTGTGTACCAGGGCATCGGGGCGGACCCGGATCAGGCGCTCCGGCTCATCGAGCGCTACGGCTACACGGCGTTCAAGATGGGGCCCTTCGAACCCGGCAGCGACCAGCAGCCCGTCAATTCCCACCCGCGCGTCGCGGCGGAGCGGCTCCGTCGGCTGCGCGACGCCCTCGGCGACGATATCGACATCGGCGTCGATCCGCACGCGAAGATCTTCGAACCGATCCGCGCCATCCAAATGGCGGATGCCCTCGCGCCCTACAAGCCCTTCTTCTTCGAGGAACCCCTGCGTCCGGAGAACATCGCTGCGCTTGCCGGCGTCCGCGCCAAGGTGAACGTCCCCATCGCCACGGGCGAGATGCTCTACACGAAGTTCGAGTTCCGCGAGGCGCTCGTCCTCGGCGCGGCGGACATCCTCCAGCCCGACATCTGCCTGACGGGCGGCGTCGGCGAGATGAAGCGGATCGCCGGCATGGCGGAGGCGTTCTACACGAACATCGCGCCGCACAACCCCATGGGACCCGTCGCGACGGCGGTGAACGTCCACTTCGCCGCGTCGACGCAGAACTTCCTCATCCTCGAATACATCCCCGACGACGCCGAGCCGCGGTCGCTGTGGGTCAAGGAGCCGCTACGGGTGAAGCACGGCACCATCGAGGTTCCCGACACTCCGGGCTACGGCGTCGAGCTGAACGAGGAGGTGTTCGGTCGGTTCCCGGCGAAGCGTTGGCATCGAGGGTTCTCCTACCAGCGCGACGGCGCGGTCGCGTATCTCTGAGTGGTCTGTGTCGTAGATTGATGGCTTGATCGAAGGTCTTGAGGTGGTAGGGGCGGGTCTCAGACCCGCCCCTACGGGACTTTGATGCCTATCGCGTCGCATGGAACTGCGCGACCCGTCGTCGAGTCGGCGCAGATTCATGTCCGAGATCGCCTCTTTTGTGTGTCTACCTCTTGTAAAGAGCGAGATGATCGAACCCGATTGCGAACTCGTCCGCAGATCGCTCCGTGGGGAGCAGTGCGCCTTCGAGGAACTCGTGCGAAGGCATGGGAGACGAGTCCGCGCCATCGCCTTCGCGCGGACGCTCGATGATTCTCTGGCAGAAGACGTGGCGCAGGAGGCGTTCCTCAAGGCGTATCGGCAGCTTGCCACGCTGAGGAAGCCGGACTCCTTCGGGAGCTGGGTATGCCAGATCGCGGGGAACACTGCCAAGAACCTGATGCGCCAGCGGCGCAGGGAGATCCCATCGG is a window encoding:
- the dgoD gene encoding galactonate dehydratase → MGKDSAVKISHINTYLVNGGRNHLFVKVVTDDGIEGIGEAYSCGPDTATVEVIHDFEEWLVGEDPRNIEFLWQKMYTFSRFPGGSVVNAAISGIEQALWDVSARELGVPVWRLLGGKCRDRIRVYQGIGADPDQALRLIERYGYTAFKMGPFEPGSDQQPVNSHPRVAAERLRRLRDALGDDIDIGVDPHAKIFEPIRAIQMADALAPYKPFFFEEPLRPENIAALAGVRAKVNVPIATGEMLYTKFEFREALVLGAADILQPDICLTGGVGEMKRIAGMAEAFYTNIAPHNPMGPVATAVNVHFAASTQNFLILEYIPDDAEPRSLWVKEPLRVKHGTIEVPDTPGYGVELNEEVFGRFPAKRWHRGFSYQRDGAVAYL